A region of Plantactinospora sp. BC1 DNA encodes the following proteins:
- a CDS encoding branched-chain amino acid ABC transporter permease — translation MTGLKTAAADNPPAAPPTAGAAPAPRRDRRSALRAWSPLLVLLVFAVLPYSTISVPGVFDGPLNGPGTLQLLAICLVFGGLAAGYDLLFGRTGMLSFGHALYFAAGVYGTDILVTRAGLPLWQAALLTLVGGTVLAGLLGAIALRTAGIAFAMVTLAFAQVGAILVARDFGGLTGGEEGLSLDVSGLPAMLVGVGNTVNLYWLALAYLALVVFVVHRVAGSPTGRVLAGLRDDERRVGVLGLDPYRFKLLAFTLAGGLATAGGAIYCLLVGGASPHVTSSELTLSLLVMVVLGGPGTRWGPVLGGMLYMYLDHRLTAFGTSSAVDSLPGVLSGPLSQPLFVLGTVFILAVYFFPGGLASLSTRLGPLRAALPTRSRPPR, via the coding sequence ATGACCGGGTTGAAGACGGCGGCGGCGGACAACCCGCCGGCCGCACCGCCGACCGCCGGTGCCGCGCCGGCACCCCGCCGGGACCGGCGGTCGGCCCTGCGGGCCTGGTCACCGCTGCTGGTACTGCTGGTCTTCGCGGTACTGCCGTACTCGACGATCTCCGTACCGGGGGTCTTCGACGGGCCGCTCAACGGGCCGGGAACGCTGCAACTGCTCGCCATCTGTCTGGTCTTCGGTGGCCTGGCCGCCGGCTACGACCTGCTCTTCGGCCGGACCGGCATGCTCTCCTTCGGGCACGCCCTCTATTTCGCGGCCGGCGTCTACGGCACCGACATCCTGGTCACCCGGGCCGGGCTGCCACTGTGGCAGGCGGCGCTGCTGACCCTGGTCGGCGGCACCGTACTGGCCGGGCTGCTCGGCGCGATCGCGCTGCGTACCGCCGGGATCGCGTTCGCCATGGTGACGCTGGCGTTCGCCCAGGTCGGCGCGATCCTGGTGGCCCGGGACTTCGGCGGGCTCACCGGCGGCGAGGAGGGGCTGTCGCTGGACGTGTCGGGGCTGCCGGCGATGCTGGTCGGGGTCGGCAACACCGTCAACCTGTACTGGCTGGCACTCGCCTACCTGGCCCTGGTCGTCTTCGTGGTGCACCGGGTGGCCGGTTCGCCCACCGGCCGGGTACTCGCCGGGCTGCGCGACGACGAGCGCCGGGTCGGGGTGCTCGGGCTCGACCCGTACCGGTTCAAGCTGCTCGCCTTCACCCTGGCCGGCGGGCTGGCCACCGCCGGCGGGGCGATCTACTGCCTGCTGGTCGGCGGCGCCTCGCCGCACGTGACCTCCTCCGAGCTGACCCTTTCGCTGCTGGTCATGGTGGTGCTCGGCGGGCCGGGTACCCGGTGGGGCCCGGTGCTCGGCGGCATGCTCTACATGTATCTGGACCACCGGCTGACCGCCTTCGGCACCTCCTCGGCGGTGGACTCGCTGCCCGGGGTGCTGAGCGGGCCGCTGTCGCAGCCGCTCTTCGTGCTCGGCACGGTCTTCATCCTGGCGGTCTACTTCTTCCCCGGCGGCCTGGCCAGCCTCTCCACCCGCCTGGGCCCGCTCCGCGCTGCCCTACCCACCCGCTCCCGCCCACCCCGCTGA